The DNA region CAAAGTATCAGAAGAAAAAATCTATGCAGTACAAGAAAAACTCAACGACAGACCAAGAAAATCACTTCGATATCGTACTCCAAATGAAGTCATTTCTGATCTCCTCTAGGGGTGGTGCTTATAATCCTTGAATTTTCCAAGAAGTTTTTTGGGGTTTACAAAGAAATAATAAAAAGTTTACAATTGAAAGAAGTGTTTCCTTGAGTCTTCGCCCCTGAGAGGCTCAGACCCCATGATTCCTCCTAAATTGCTTTTACTCTGTTTTATTGAATAAAT from Candidatus Peregrinibacteria bacterium includes:
- a CDS encoding IS30 family transposase; the encoded protein is KVSEEKIYAVQEKLNDRPRKSLRYRTPNEVISDLL